From one Bradyrhizobium sp. Ash2021 genomic stretch:
- a CDS encoding VOC family protein — protein MTVKVNALDHLVINVADVARSAEWYRTILGMEVRVFDPGQGKTPRTSLLFGNQKINVRPRDADKVEWFTADHETAGSDDLCFLTASTPDQVVAHLKAHGVDIEEGPVAKQGARGTLRSVYCRDPDGSLIEISSYEGAG, from the coding sequence ATGACTGTCAAGGTGAATGCGCTCGATCATCTCGTGATCAATGTCGCCGACGTGGCGCGTTCCGCCGAATGGTACCGCACGATTCTCGGCATGGAGGTCCGGGTGTTCGACCCGGGCCAGGGCAAGACGCCGCGGACATCGCTGCTGTTCGGAAACCAGAAGATCAATGTGCGGCCGCGCGATGCCGACAAGGTCGAATGGTTCACCGCCGATCACGAAACCGCAGGCAGTGACGATCTCTGCTTCCTCACCGCGAGCACGCCGGACCAGGTGGTCGCCCATCTCAAGGCGCACGGCGTTGATATCGAGGAAGGCCCGGTCGCCAAGCAAGGCGCCCGCGGCACGCTGCGCTCGGTCTATTGCCGGGATCCGGACGGGAGCTTGATCGAGATTTCGTCGTATGAGGGTGCGGGTTAG
- a CDS encoding DUF3551 domain-containing protein, which translates to MRMVMLVLMAAAAATFAGSAPAAAYDYPWCAQGRGFGFPGDCSYQTYAQCMASASGRALYCNINPRAAYGQQTRRGRHYRNYYND; encoded by the coding sequence ATGCGCATGGTGATGTTGGTATTGATGGCGGCCGCTGCCGCCACCTTCGCCGGCTCCGCTCCCGCCGCGGCCTACGATTATCCCTGGTGCGCGCAGGGCAGGGGTTTCGGCTTTCCCGGCGACTGCTCCTATCAGACCTACGCCCAGTGCATGGCGAGTGCGTCCGGCCGCGCACTCTATTGCAACATCAACCCGCGCGCCGCGTACGGCCAGCAGACGCGGCGCGGGCGCCACTACCGGAATTATTACAACGACTGA
- a CDS encoding cytochrome P450 codes for MDSRLASDDVDIPADIAATLVNPAAYADHRIHDSYRWLRANNPLGIARTEKFDPFWVVTKHAHIQAVSRQNELFHNADRPTTLTTRALEERVRKITGGPNLVRSLVQMDAPDHPKYRALTQGWFMPANLGKFEARVREIARHTVARMIEKGGQCDFVADVALGYPLHVIMEILGVPEQDEPRMLRLTQELFGAQDPDTARIREQLSPEQFSGMMQAVVADFGTYFRAITEDRRRTPRDDLATVIANARIGGEYMPDHDATSYYMIVATAGHDTTSSSTAGAIWALAEDPEQFARVRANPELIPGLVDEAIRWMTPVKHFMRSATADTELGGRKIARGDWLMLCYASGNRDEDVFEEPFKFRCDRKPNRHIAFGYGAHLCLGQYLAKLEMRILFEELLPRLKSIALDGEVKMTQATFVNGPKKLPIRFELNR; via the coding sequence ATGGACAGCAGGTTAGCCTCAGACGATGTCGATATCCCAGCCGACATTGCCGCCACCCTCGTCAACCCAGCCGCCTATGCCGATCACCGCATCCATGACAGCTACCGCTGGCTTCGCGCCAACAATCCGCTGGGAATTGCACGGACCGAGAAGTTCGATCCGTTCTGGGTCGTCACCAAGCACGCGCATATCCAGGCCGTCAGCCGCCAGAACGAGCTGTTCCACAATGCCGATCGCCCGACCACGCTGACGACGCGGGCGCTCGAGGAGCGCGTCCGCAAGATCACCGGCGGGCCCAATCTCGTGCGCTCGCTGGTTCAGATGGACGCCCCCGACCATCCGAAATACCGGGCGCTGACCCAGGGCTGGTTCATGCCGGCCAATCTCGGGAAATTCGAGGCGCGGGTTCGCGAGATTGCACGGCATACCGTGGCGCGCATGATCGAAAAGGGCGGGCAGTGCGATTTCGTCGCCGACGTGGCGCTCGGCTATCCCCTGCACGTCATCATGGAAATTCTCGGCGTGCCCGAGCAGGACGAGCCGCGAATGCTCAGGCTGACGCAGGAGCTGTTTGGCGCGCAGGATCCCGACACGGCGCGAATCAGGGAGCAACTGTCGCCAGAACAGTTTTCCGGCATGATGCAGGCGGTCGTGGCCGATTTTGGCACCTATTTCAGGGCCATCACCGAGGACCGGCGCCGCACCCCGCGCGACGATCTGGCCACCGTGATCGCCAACGCCAGGATCGGCGGCGAATACATGCCCGACCATGATGCCACCAGCTATTACATGATCGTCGCCACCGCGGGCCACGACACGACGTCATCCTCGACCGCCGGCGCGATCTGGGCGCTTGCCGAAGACCCCGAACAATTCGCGCGCGTCAGGGCGAATCCGGAACTGATCCCGGGCCTCGTCGACGAAGCGATCCGCTGGATGACGCCGGTCAAGCATTTTATGCGATCGGCCACTGCCGACACCGAATTGGGCGGGCGCAAGATCGCCAGAGGCGACTGGCTGATGCTGTGCTACGCGTCCGGCAATCGCGACGAGGACGTGTTCGAGGAACCCTTCAAATTCCGCTGCGACCGCAAGCCGAACCGGCACATTGCCTTCGGCTATGGCGCGCATCTGTGCCTTGGGCAATATCTCGCCAAGCTGGAAATGCGGATCCTGTTCGAGGAACTGCTGCCGCGACTGAAATCGATTGCGCTCGACGGCGAGGTGAAGATGACGCAGGCCACCTTTGTCAATGGACCGAAGAAATTGCCGATCCGCTTTGAGCTGAACCGATGA
- a CDS encoding response regulator — MTALVKTIARAFPANSPQINILQQLLLFALAGLFVSVLLATYGVDLSPGLF; from the coding sequence ATGACTGCTTTGGTAAAAACGATTGCCCGTGCGTTTCCCGCTAATTCTCCTCAAATCAATATTCTTCAGCAATTGTTGTTATTCGCGCTGGCCGGCTTGTTCGTGTCGGTCCTTCTTGCAACCTATGGCGTCGATTTGAGTCCGGGGTTGTTCTGA
- a CDS encoding tetratricopeptide repeat protein, with product MQRPGEAERLASGVLRANKSNTLAATLLGRALLMQNRADEAVVPLERAARRDGSSKTETLLAIALAGAGRRDEALDQLRQTIARRPPFPPAFLEFASQLAKHGRDDEAISALKSGLALTPNVVELQIRLASLYLGRNDRPKARAILEHALAAAPGRHDVLAELARVMVLDGDYGAAAETFRRALALRPDDALTRANFGVCLLEMGERDAGEVSIRAAARGRPEMIGRAIMSLATTTHGRFFMRPSAVAKFLNG from the coding sequence ATGCAGAGGCCCGGTGAAGCCGAACGGCTTGCCTCCGGCGTCCTGAGGGCGAACAAGAGCAATACGCTCGCAGCGACGCTTCTTGGTCGTGCGCTGCTGATGCAGAACCGCGCCGACGAGGCGGTCGTGCCCCTCGAGAGGGCGGCGCGTCGCGACGGCAGTTCCAAAACCGAGACGCTGCTCGCCATCGCGCTTGCCGGTGCCGGGCGCCGCGACGAGGCGCTCGACCAATTGCGCCAAACCATAGCGAGGCGGCCGCCGTTTCCGCCGGCATTCCTCGAATTTGCCAGCCAGCTCGCCAAACACGGCAGAGACGACGAGGCCATCTCAGCCCTCAAAAGCGGCCTTGCGCTGACGCCAAACGTCGTCGAACTGCAGATCCGGCTCGCATCCCTCTATCTCGGCCGCAACGACCGGCCCAAGGCGCGCGCCATTCTGGAGCACGCACTCGCCGCGGCACCGGGGCGGCATGATGTCCTGGCGGAACTGGCCCGTGTCATGGTGCTGGACGGCGACTATGGCGCCGCTGCCGAGACCTTTCGGCGAGCATTGGCGCTGCGGCCCGACGATGCCCTGACGCGGGCCAATTTCGGCGTATGTCTGCTCGAAATGGGTGAGCGCGACGCAGGAGAGGTGAGCATACGCGCGGCGGCCCGCGGCAGACCGGAGATGATCGGCCGAGCCATCATGTCGCTTGCGACCACCACGCATGGCCGCTTCTTCATGCGGCCCAGCGCGGTTGCGAAATTCCTGAACGGTTAG
- a CDS encoding tripartite tricarboxylate transporter substrate binding protein, translating into MISRRTALGLIGTGVSTLAIGRAFAAEYPARPVRFLVGYPPGGATDIIARLIGQRLSEKLGQQFVIENKPGAGNNIGTEAAVNAEPDGYTVLLVNPANYINTTLYANLKFNFVRDVAPIASFNRVPNVMTVSKDVPAKTVAEFIEYVKANPGKVNMASSGNGTSVHLSGEMFMAMTGTKMQHVPYRGAAPAITDMLGGQVQVIFDNMPSIIQHIRSGALRALAVTTAEPSAQLPGVPTVAETVPGYEASALFGMGAPKNMPKEIVARLNTEINAILAEPDMKKRLVELGGEPLIQTPEAFGANIVAETEKWKKVVEFAGLKVE; encoded by the coding sequence ATGATTTCACGCCGAACCGCGCTGGGCCTGATCGGCACCGGCGTATCCACGCTTGCGATCGGCCGCGCATTTGCAGCGGAGTATCCGGCCCGGCCGGTGCGCTTCCTGGTCGGCTATCCGCCGGGCGGCGCCACCGATATCATTGCGCGCCTGATCGGCCAGCGGCTGTCGGAGAAACTCGGCCAGCAATTCGTGATCGAAAACAAGCCCGGCGCCGGCAACAATATCGGCACCGAGGCTGCTGTTAACGCCGAGCCCGACGGCTACACCGTGTTGCTGGTCAACCCGGCCAACTACATCAACACCACGCTCTACGCCAACCTGAAATTCAATTTCGTCCGCGACGTCGCCCCGATCGCGTCCTTCAACCGGGTGCCGAATGTGATGACGGTTAGCAAGGACGTGCCAGCCAAAACGGTCGCCGAGTTCATCGAATATGTGAAGGCCAATCCGGGCAAGGTGAACATGGCCTCCTCGGGCAACGGCACCTCGGTGCATCTGTCCGGCGAGATGTTCATGGCGATGACGGGCACCAAGATGCAGCACGTGCCCTACCGCGGCGCCGCGCCGGCGATTACGGACATGCTCGGCGGCCAGGTGCAGGTGATCTTCGACAACATGCCCTCGATCATCCAGCACATCCGCTCCGGCGCCTTGCGCGCGCTGGCGGTGACGACGGCAGAGCCGTCCGCGCAACTGCCCGGCGTGCCGACGGTGGCCGAAACCGTTCCCGGCTATGAGGCAAGCGCACTGTTCGGCATGGGCGCACCGAAGAACATGCCAAAGGAGATCGTCGCCAGGCTCAATACCGAGATCAACGCGATACTGGCCGAGCCAGACATGAAGAAGCGCCTGGTCGAACTCGGCGGCGAGCCGCTGATCCAGACGCCGGAAGCCTTTGGCGCCAACATCGTCGCCGAAACCGAGAAATGGAAGAAAGTGGTCGAGTTCGCCGGCCTCAAGGTGGAATAA
- a CDS encoding ArsR/SmtB family transcription factor: MLDRTFAALADPTRRALLARLGDKESVSVSELAQPFAMSLPAIMKHLDVLSDAGLIAREKTGRTVACRLTAKPMEQATDWLNRYQRFWSENLDRLAAFVEEDPWPANQMSPPPISRRDQASPSRAGSMRARRKSTPPGPTRKK; the protein is encoded by the coding sequence GTGCTGGACCGCACCTTTGCCGCGCTGGCGGATCCGACCCGGCGCGCGCTGCTGGCGCGGCTCGGCGACAAGGAAAGCGTTTCGGTGAGCGAACTGGCGCAGCCCTTTGCGATGTCGCTGCCCGCGATCATGAAGCATCTCGATGTGCTGTCCGATGCCGGACTGATCGCGCGCGAGAAGACCGGCCGGACGGTGGCGTGCCGGTTGACCGCCAAGCCGATGGAGCAGGCGACGGACTGGCTCAATCGCTACCAGCGCTTCTGGTCCGAAAATCTCGATCGCCTTGCCGCTTTTGTGGAGGAAGATCCATGGCCAGCCAACCAAATGTCGCCGCCGCCGATCTCGCGGCGCGACCAAGCCTCACCTTCACGCGCCGGCTCAATGCGAGCCCGGCGAAAGTCTACGCCGCCTGGACCGACCCGCAAAAAATAA
- a CDS encoding HD domain-containing phosphohydrolase: MTALTNKTSSKRRLLLASDRSDQSSELASILQSVGQVDTITTSQIPDAPARDLSGIVVDINLRSAESVQLVRNKLRAEAYREMPRLFVLADALHHGSMQAWALGATDTISRPFDAQGILQRIRAAFPDSDGYDETDRGKALNRGVAAAHAVMVKIFEKLPAGIPLKFSDVVEAENKILKAIKHSSLREWLTTVGCHHTDTYRHCLFVTGFAVAFAQHLGMREDDQRRLARAALLHDVGKAFIPVSLLDKPGPLTAAEMELMREHPRRGYDALAAQGGFPPEMLDVVLHHHEFLDGTGYPNGLSGNQISDIVRLTTIVDIYAALVEKRAYRLQFTHANAFSMMEEMGGQLDQQLLQAFRPVAFGYH, from the coding sequence ATGACAGCTTTAACCAACAAAACTTCGTCCAAACGCCGGCTGCTGCTGGCGTCGGATCGAAGCGATCAAAGCAGTGAATTGGCCAGCATTCTGCAGTCGGTCGGCCAGGTCGATACCATCACGACATCGCAAATTCCCGACGCGCCGGCGCGCGATCTCTCGGGAATCGTGGTCGATATCAACCTGCGTTCCGCCGAGAGCGTGCAGCTCGTGCGCAACAAGCTGCGGGCCGAAGCCTACCGCGAGATGCCGCGGCTGTTCGTGCTTGCCGATGCGCTTCATCATGGATCGATGCAGGCCTGGGCGCTGGGCGCGACCGACACGATTTCGCGGCCGTTCGACGCGCAGGGCATTTTGCAACGCATCCGCGCCGCGTTTCCGGACAGCGATGGATATGACGAGACCGATCGCGGCAAGGCCCTGAACCGGGGCGTTGCAGCGGCGCACGCCGTGATGGTCAAGATCTTCGAGAAGCTTCCGGCGGGTATTCCGCTGAAATTCAGCGACGTCGTGGAAGCCGAAAACAAGATTCTGAAGGCCATCAAGCACTCCTCGCTGCGCGAATGGCTGACGACGGTCGGCTGTCACCACACCGATACCTATCGCCATTGCCTGTTTGTCACCGGCTTTGCCGTCGCCTTCGCACAGCATCTCGGCATGCGCGAGGACGACCAGCGGCGTCTCGCCCGCGCCGCCCTGCTGCACGATGTCGGCAAGGCGTTCATTCCGGTTAGCCTGCTGGACAAGCCTGGTCCGCTCACCGCGGCGGAAATGGAGCTGATGCGCGAGCATCCGCGCCGCGGTTATGACGCGCTGGCGGCCCAGGGCGGCTTTCCGCCGGAGATGCTGGACGTGGTGTTGCACCATCACGAATTCCTCGACGGCACCGGGTATCCGAACGGGCTGAGCGGCAATCAAATCAGCGACATCGTCCGCCTGACCACGATCGTGGACATCTATGCGGCGCTGGTGGAGAAGCGGGCCTACCGGCTGCAGTTCACCCACGCCAACGCGTTCTCCATGATGGAAGAGATGGGCGGCCAGCTCGACCAGCAATTGCTGCAGGCGTTCCGCCCGGTGGCGTTCGGGTATCATTGA
- a CDS encoding SRPBCC family protein — protein sequence MIQWFGRADARRDSFQADIDPKVGGRFRVGFSTDQEYYQVGGVYREVVPNRLLVFSWAWHSTPERESQVTVSLQPDGDGTLMTVHHEQLFDSAARDSHERGWMASLDQLEKSLA from the coding sequence ATAATTCAATGGTTCGGGCGCGCCGACGCCAGGCGCGATTCGTTTCAAGCCGACATCGACCCGAAGGTCGGCGGGCGCTTCCGTGTCGGCTTCTCCACCGACCAGGAGTATTACCAGGTCGGCGGCGTCTATCGCGAAGTGGTGCCGAACCGGCTTCTGGTGTTCAGCTGGGCGTGGCACTCGACGCCGGAGCGTGAATCGCAGGTGACGGTGTCGCTGCAGCCGGACGGCGATGGCACGCTCATGACCGTGCACCACGAGCAGTTGTTCGATTCTGCCGCGCGTGACAGCCACGAGCGCGGCTGGATGGCTTCGCTCGACCAGCTCGAAAAAAGTCTCGCCTGA
- a CDS encoding serine hydrolase domain-containing protein produces MTARFSRRDALAKTAAVAAANAMPGLCFPGLAAPLRALSRGSGIDAVLQKSVAAAAVPGVVAMAATAQSVIYRGAFGMRGMGAAPKLSVDSVFRIASMVKLLTSVAAMQLVEGGKLELDAPAERIDPTLASPWVLAGFDQKGTPQLRPAQKPITLRNLLSHTSGFSYQLWDPNLVRYLKLSRKDPALPRMPLTFDPGTKWAYGGSLDRVGRLVEIVSGETLDRYFHDHILAPLGMKDTGFTVTEEQRARQASLYLRKADGALVPQPIEKRTIPKVFSGGGGIYSTAPDYLTLLQALLSGGSLAGKSILRPETVALMSANQIGNIEAGIMKTTNPALSNDVDFFPGVRLRWGLGHMINLDPVREGRKAGSLTWAGLYNTYYWIDPASDIAGVIMMQILPFADARALNVYRQFEQGIYRALRPA; encoded by the coding sequence ATGACAGCTCGGTTCAGCCGGCGTGATGCCCTGGCGAAAACGGCAGCGGTCGCAGCCGCGAATGCGATGCCGGGCTTGTGTTTCCCCGGCCTTGCTGCGCCGCTTCGCGCGCTGTCTCGCGGCAGTGGAATCGACGCGGTCTTGCAAAAAAGCGTCGCGGCGGCGGCGGTGCCTGGCGTTGTCGCAATGGCCGCAACGGCGCAGTCGGTGATCTACCGGGGCGCGTTCGGCATGCGCGGCATGGGCGCGGCGCCGAAGCTCTCGGTTGATAGCGTCTTTCGCATTGCCTCGATGGTCAAGCTGCTGACATCGGTTGCGGCCATGCAGCTTGTCGAAGGCGGCAAGCTTGAACTGGACGCGCCGGCCGAACGGATCGATCCGACGCTGGCATCGCCCTGGGTTCTCGCAGGCTTCGACCAAAAGGGCACGCCGCAATTGCGGCCAGCGCAAAAGCCCATCACCTTGCGCAACCTGCTGTCGCACACATCCGGGTTTAGTTATCAGCTTTGGGACCCCAACCTCGTTCGCTACCTCAAGCTCTCCCGCAAGGACCCTGCGCTGCCCCGAATGCCGCTGACGTTCGATCCCGGCACCAAATGGGCCTATGGCGGCAGCCTCGACCGGGTCGGCCGGCTGGTGGAAATCGTCAGCGGCGAGACGCTGGACCGCTATTTCCACGACCACATTCTTGCGCCGCTCGGCATGAAGGACACCGGCTTCACGGTCACCGAGGAGCAGCGCGCCCGCCAGGCGAGCCTGTATTTGCGCAAAGCGGACGGAGCGCTGGTTCCGCAGCCGATCGAGAAGCGAACGATCCCAAAAGTGTTCTCAGGGGGCGGCGGCATCTATTCGACCGCGCCGGACTACCTGACCTTGCTTCAGGCGCTCTTGAGCGGTGGGAGCCTTGCCGGAAAGAGCATCCTGCGGCCGGAGACGGTTGCGCTGATGTCGGCCAACCAGATCGGCAATATCGAAGCCGGCATTATGAAGACGACCAATCCGGCCTTGTCGAACGACGTCGATTTCTTTCCAGGTGTCCGGCTGCGATGGGGTCTCGGACACATGATCAACCTTGATCCGGTGCGGGAGGGCCGCAAGGCCGGCAGCCTGACATGGGCCGGGCTCTACAATACCTATTACTGGATCGATCCCGCGTCGGATATTGCGGGGGTGATCATGATGCAAATCCTGCCCTTCGCCGACGCGCGTGCGCTCAACGTCTATCGTCAGTTCGAGCAAGGCATTTACCGCGCGCTCAGGCCGGCTTGA
- a CDS encoding AMP-binding protein produces MTASQPAPGIVGPFAGMDVPWLLRMRAETRRDHPFLIWAPFEGPARRWSYGEFHDRVGALAAGLVKRGVAPGEYVLIHLDNCIEAMLAWFACVELGAIAVTTNTRSAPAEMEYFAGHCGAVAAITQPAHAEMVSAHCRGLRWLAVISHDAGAAPTNGAPRGERFEALFADSADRPRRAVDPLAPCSVQYTSGTTSRPKAVLWTHANALWGAKVNAAHEDLHEGDVHQTYLPLFHTNALAYSMLAALWVGASCVIQPRFSASRFWPVALEHHCTWTSTIPFCMKALLEHEIPKNHKFRLWGTAVNDPPAFAVFGIKIIGWWGMTETITHGIIGEVDQPNTPMSIGRAAAEYSIRVTDDDGRPTEVGGTGNLLIKGIRGLSLFSEYLHNEKATSESFDEHDFFITGDRVTLLDNGFLKFGDRAKDMLKVGGENVAASEIEQVIALVPGVREAAVVAKKHPMLDEVPVVFIIPQAGIEGAPKDLHDTVMAACRKSLADFKVPREIRFVDEMPRSTLEKVAKAELRKMLG; encoded by the coding sequence ATGACCGCTTCACAGCCAGCGCCGGGTATCGTCGGACCGTTTGCCGGGATGGACGTGCCGTGGCTGCTGCGGATGCGCGCCGAGACCCGCCGCGACCATCCGTTCCTGATCTGGGCGCCGTTCGAAGGTCCGGCGCGGCGCTGGTCCTACGGCGAATTCCACGACCGCGTCGGCGCGCTGGCAGCAGGCCTGGTCAAACGCGGCGTGGCGCCGGGCGAATATGTCCTGATCCATCTCGATAATTGCATCGAGGCCATGCTGGCCTGGTTCGCCTGCGTCGAGCTCGGCGCCATCGCAGTCACCACCAACACCCGCTCCGCGCCGGCAGAGATGGAATATTTCGCCGGTCATTGCGGCGCGGTGGCCGCGATCACCCAGCCCGCCCACGCCGAGATGGTCTCGGCGCATTGCCGCGGCTTGCGCTGGCTCGCGGTGATTTCGCACGACGCTGGAGCTGCGCCCACGAACGGCGCACCGCGCGGCGAGCGTTTCGAAGCCCTGTTCGCCGACAGCGCCGACCGGCCGCGCCGCGCCGTCGATCCGCTTGCACCCTGCAGTGTGCAATACACCTCCGGCACCACGTCGCGCCCGAAGGCGGTGCTGTGGACCCATGCCAACGCGCTGTGGGGCGCCAAGGTCAACGCCGCGCACGAAGACCTGCATGAAGGCGACGTGCATCAGACCTATCTGCCGCTGTTCCACACCAATGCGCTGGCCTATTCGATGCTGGCGGCGCTGTGGGTCGGCGCGTCCTGCGTGATCCAGCCGCGGTTTTCCGCCAGCCGCTTCTGGCCGGTCGCGCTGGAGCACCACTGCACCTGGACGTCGACCATCCCGTTTTGCATGAAGGCGCTGCTGGAGCACGAGATCCCCAAAAACCACAAATTCCGGCTCTGGGGCACCGCCGTGAACGACCCGCCCGCATTCGCCGTGTTCGGCATCAAGATCATCGGCTGGTGGGGCATGACCGAGACCATCACCCACGGCATCATCGGCGAGGTCGACCAGCCCAATACGCCGATGTCGATCGGCCGGGCGGCGGCGGAATATTCCATCCGCGTCACCGACGATGACGGCCGGCCTACCGAAGTCGGCGGCACCGGCAATCTCCTGATCAAGGGCATTCGCGGCCTGTCGCTGTTTTCGGAGTATCTGCACAATGAAAAGGCCACCAGCGAGAGTTTTGACGAGCACGATTTTTTCATCACCGGGGATCGCGTCACGCTGCTGGACAACGGCTTCCTCAAGTTCGGCGACCGCGCCAAGGACATGCTGAAGGTCGGCGGCGAAAACGTCGCGGCGTCCGAGATCGAACAGGTGATCGCGCTGGTGCCCGGGGTGCGCGAGGCCGCGGTGGTGGCGAAGAAGCATCCGATGCTCGATGAAGTGCCGGTTGTCTTCATCATTCCGCAGGCCGGCATCGAAGGCGCACCGAAGGATCTGCATGACACCGTGATGGCCGCCTGCCGCAAGTCGCTGGCGGATTTCAAGGTGCCGCGCGAGATTCGCTTCGTCGACGAGATGCCGCGTTCGACGCTGGAAAAGGTGGCGAAGGCGGAGTTGCGCAAGATGCTGGGATAG
- a CDS encoding thioredoxin family protein, which produces MQPHKIVSRAEWIEARKAHLAHEKEFTRTRDRLSEERRALPWVKVDKDYVFDGPAGKLTLADLFKGHNQLVVQHFMFAPDWNEGCKSCSFWADGFERMIPHLAARDTALVAISRAPLEKLSAFKQRMGWTFDWLSSANSDFNYDFAVSFTPDEIKSGAKVYNFGTSGFGVEEAPGISVFYRDEAGSIFHTYSCFARGLDMMNAAYHYLDLTPLGRHEEGLPYPMDWLRLRDQYQPAPVQASCCHS; this is translated from the coding sequence ATGCAACCGCACAAAATCGTCTCGCGCGCAGAGTGGATCGAGGCGCGAAAGGCCCATCTGGCGCACGAGAAGGAATTTACCCGCACCCGAGACCGGCTGAGCGAGGAGCGCCGCGCGCTGCCCTGGGTCAAGGTCGACAAGGACTATGTGTTCGACGGGCCTGCCGGCAAACTGACGCTGGCCGATCTGTTCAAGGGCCACAACCAGCTCGTGGTGCAGCATTTCATGTTCGCGCCGGACTGGAACGAGGGCTGCAAGAGCTGTTCGTTCTGGGCGGATGGATTTGAGCGCATGATCCCGCATCTTGCCGCGCGCGACACCGCGCTGGTCGCGATCTCGCGCGCGCCGCTGGAAAAGCTCTCCGCGTTCAAGCAGCGAATGGGCTGGACGTTCGACTGGCTCTCATCGGCGAATAGTGATTTCAACTATGACTTCGCGGTTTCGTTCACGCCGGATGAAATCAAATCGGGCGCCAAGGTCTATAATTTCGGCACCTCCGGCTTTGGCGTCGAGGAGGCGCCGGGAATCAGCGTGTTTTACCGCGACGAGGCCGGCAGCATCTTCCATACCTATTCCTGCTTTGCGCGCGGCCTCGACATGATGAACGCCGCCTATCACTATCTCGACCTGACGCCGCTCGGGCGCCACGAGGAGGGCCTGCCCTATCCGATGGACTGGCTGCGGCTCCGCGACCAGTACCAGCCGGCGCCGGTTCAGGCATCTTGCTGTCACAGCTGA